One window from the genome of Pararhizobium gei encodes:
- a CDS encoding thermonuclease family protein, whose protein sequence is MRSVICALALGFPLLFQADATCAYDRGVVIDGPVRAQIIRVIDGDTLLVAAKPWPQQTMEVYVRLRGIDAPEIKSHCASISAAGKQAQAALAGLAGEQSEVQLLHISGDKYFGRVLADVTLADGRNPAHELLLSGYVVPYQGGRKAREICISLW, encoded by the coding sequence ATGAGATCTGTCATTTGCGCTTTAGCCCTCGGTTTTCCCCTCCTGTTTCAGGCGGATGCAACGTGCGCCTATGACAGGGGCGTCGTGATCGACGGCCCTGTTCGGGCTCAAATCATTCGCGTTATTGATGGAGATACCTTGCTGGTGGCAGCAAAACCGTGGCCGCAACAAACGATGGAAGTCTATGTGCGGCTCCGGGGAATTGATGCACCAGAGATAAAATCGCATTGCGCATCCATAAGTGCCGCCGGGAAACAGGCTCAGGCAGCACTTGCCGGTCTTGCCGGCGAACAGAGCGAAGTTCAGTTGCTCCATATTTCCGGCGACAAATATTTTGGACGGGTCTTGGCTGATGTCACGCTGGCCGATGGCCGGAATCCGGCTCATGAGTTGCTGTTATCGGGCTATGTCGTCCCCTACCAAGGTGGGCGCAAGGCGAGGGAGATCTGTATTTCCCTCTGGTAA
- a CDS encoding DUF1013 domain-containing protein: MAQQLLMPKATAVWLVDNTALSFEQIATFCKLHPLEVKAIADGESAQGIKGLDPISTGQLSRDEIARAEGNPNHKLKLSEPKVRVPDSKRKGPRYTPVSKRQDRPNAILWLVRNHPELKDAQISRLVGTTKSTIEQIRERTHWNSTNLTAMDPVTLGLCTQIDLDLEVERASKGKPLPTAAELGATLEASRETEKLPFSYDRDEEKGIDADAVFAKLKSLKSDRKDDEEDDRY; the protein is encoded by the coding sequence ATGGCTCAACAACTGCTTATGCCCAAAGCGACGGCCGTATGGCTTGTTGACAACACCGCCTTGTCGTTCGAACAGATCGCTACATTCTGCAAGCTGCATCCGCTCGAGGTAAAGGCAATCGCCGATGGTGAATCCGCTCAGGGCATCAAGGGCCTCGATCCGATTTCGACTGGACAGCTGTCCCGCGACGAAATCGCCCGCGCCGAAGGCAATCCAAACCATAAGCTGAAACTGTCCGAGCCGAAAGTTCGGGTACCGGACAGCAAACGCAAGGGCCCGCGATACACGCCCGTATCCAAGCGTCAGGATCGCCCCAACGCTATTCTCTGGCTGGTTCGCAACCATCCGGAACTCAAGGACGCCCAGATTTCACGCCTTGTCGGCACGACCAAATCGACGATCGAGCAGATCCGCGAGCGCACGCACTGGAACTCCACAAATCTGACGGCCATGGATCCGGTGACGCTTGGTCTGTGCACGCAGATCGACCTGGATCTTGAAGTCGAACGCGCCTCCAAAGGCAAGCCGTTGCCGACGGCTGCCGAACTCGGCGCCACTCTGGAAGCGTCGCGGGAAACGGAAAAGCTGCCTTTCTCCTACGACCGCGACGAGGAAAAAGGCATCGATGCCGACGCCGTTTTTGCAAAACTCAAATCTTTGAAGTCCGACCGCAAGGACGACGAGGAAGACGATCGCTACTAA
- a CDS encoding heparinase II/III family protein, producing the protein MRISDRQRLFHLYLHESWRRFSRRLALGRNSAFRFTGKAPDRLIVAPTDLRAVDPFVAEEIMQGRFPLAGRVLDTEGESPFEMDLPSQEFAVRLHGFGWVRHMRSIKEEDALRHLRHLVGGWIETHGRRIGGIAWDADIIAQRLIAWLSHSPIILRDAEHAFYRRFLKSLALQVRYLKHVADTTCDGEARLRVRIALAMASVAMPASEATIRKAARNLDAELDRQILPDGGHCSRNPRTGLELLLDLLPLRQTYVNLGHDVPAKLIPCIDRMYPALRFFRHQGGELALFNGATSTLANELMAVLRYDETAGAAFKALPHMQYQRLAAGRVLAIMDTGMPLSPELSRTAHAGCLSFEMSSGRHRFVINSGSPKFAGERYRQMARMTAAHSTVTVQDHSSARLSQSRFLGPIVTGGVSRVDCVRQEAEPDSIIARHDGYVRSFGLVHERDISLNGQGTVLRGRDRLLQQDGTDPAATNTASAVARFHIHPAIVLRQHSPHEVYLTAPDSETWLFTCRDSEVEIEEDVFFADPSGVRQSSQIAVSFTAAAQPEIQWVLSRQT; encoded by the coding sequence ATGCGCATTTCAGACCGGCAACGGTTGTTTCATCTCTATCTGCATGAGAGCTGGCGGCGCTTTTCGCGACGGCTTGCGCTCGGCCGAAACAGCGCCTTCCGGTTTACCGGCAAGGCGCCCGACCGGTTGATCGTTGCGCCGACAGATCTGCGCGCAGTCGATCCTTTCGTTGCCGAAGAGATCATGCAAGGCCGCTTTCCGCTTGCCGGCCGCGTGCTCGACACCGAGGGCGAATCGCCGTTCGAAATGGATTTGCCGTCGCAGGAATTTGCGGTGCGGCTTCACGGTTTCGGCTGGGTTCGGCATATGCGCTCGATCAAGGAGGAGGACGCGCTTCGGCACTTGCGTCACCTTGTCGGCGGTTGGATCGAAACACATGGTCGCAGGATCGGCGGCATAGCCTGGGACGCGGATATCATAGCGCAGCGGCTGATTGCCTGGCTCTCCCACTCGCCAATTATACTACGGGACGCCGAGCATGCCTTTTATCGCCGTTTCCTGAAAAGCCTCGCCCTTCAGGTTCGTTATCTCAAGCATGTTGCCGATACCACCTGCGACGGAGAGGCCCGGTTGCGGGTGCGGATCGCGCTTGCAATGGCATCGGTCGCCATGCCGGCGTCCGAAGCGACGATCCGCAAAGCCGCCAGAAATCTCGATGCCGAACTCGACCGGCAGATCCTTCCAGATGGAGGCCATTGCTCCCGCAATCCGCGCACCGGACTGGAATTGCTGCTGGACCTGCTGCCACTCCGCCAGACCTACGTTAATCTTGGCCATGATGTGCCGGCTAAGCTCATTCCCTGCATTGATCGCATGTATCCTGCGCTGCGTTTCTTCCGTCATCAAGGCGGCGAGCTGGCCCTGTTTAACGGTGCGACATCGACGCTTGCCAACGAATTGATGGCGGTGCTGCGTTATGATGAAACGGCCGGTGCGGCCTTCAAGGCATTGCCGCATATGCAATATCAGCGTCTGGCTGCCGGCAGGGTGCTGGCGATCATGGACACCGGCATGCCGTTGTCGCCGGAACTGTCGCGCACGGCGCATGCCGGCTGTTTGTCTTTCGAGATGTCTTCCGGGCGGCACCGGTTCGTCATCAATTCGGGCTCGCCGAAATTTGCCGGCGAGCGCTACCGGCAAATGGCGCGCATGACGGCGGCGCATTCCACCGTCACCGTCCAGGATCACTCGTCAGCCAGGCTGTCGCAGTCCCGGTTTCTCGGACCCATCGTCACCGGCGGCGTCTCCAGGGTCGATTGCGTCCGCCAGGAGGCCGAGCCCGACAGCATCATTGCCCGGCATGACGGCTATGTCCGCAGTTTTGGGCTGGTTCATGAGCGCGATATCAGCCTCAATGGTCAGGGCACCGTATTGCGTGGCCGGGACCGGTTGCTGCAACAGGACGGTACGGATCCTGCCGCCACGAACACCGCAAGCGCCGTGGCGCGGTTTCATATCCACCCCGCCATCGTCTTGCGGCAGCACAGCCCCCACGAGGTCTATCTGACGGCGCCCGATAGCGAAACCTGGCTTTTCACCTGCCGTGACAGCGAGGTTGAAATCGAAGAAGACGTTTTTTTCGCGGATCCGTCCGGCGTGCGACAGTCGTCGCAGATCGCCGTCAGCTTCACGGCAGCCGCGCAGCCGGAGATCCAGTGGGTGCTGTCGCGCCAGACGTGA
- the htpX gene encoding zinc metalloprotease HtpX: MNLVRTAMLLAFMTALFMAVGFVIGGRAGMMIALVLAAGMNFFSYWNSDKMVLRMYNAQEVDERSAPEYYGIVRDLAKNAGLPMPRVYIIDNAQPNAFATGRNPENAAVAASTGLLHALTYDEVAGVMAHELAHVQYRDTLTMTLTATLAGAISMLGNFAFFFGGNRENNNPLGFIGTLAAMIVAPLAAMLVQMAISRTREYSADRRGAEICGNPLSLASALAKIANFAHQVPNVEAERNPATAHMFIINPLSGERMDNLFSTHPATENRIAALQRLAEEIGTVSTPPVRAGNQTRKSRSVPSTGWGRGGSEPPKGPWS, encoded by the coding sequence ATGAACCTTGTCCGTACCGCCATGCTTCTGGCATTCATGACGGCGCTTTTCATGGCCGTCGGTTTCGTCATCGGCGGTCGCGCTGGCATGATGATTGCGCTCGTGCTCGCCGCCGGCATGAATTTCTTCTCGTATTGGAATTCCGACAAGATGGTTTTGCGGATGTACAATGCGCAGGAAGTCGATGAGCGCTCAGCACCGGAATATTATGGTATCGTTCGCGATCTGGCGAAAAATGCCGGTCTTCCCATGCCGCGCGTCTATATCATCGACAATGCGCAGCCCAACGCCTTTGCCACCGGCCGTAACCCAGAGAATGCGGCAGTCGCTGCTTCCACAGGACTGCTTCACGCTCTCACCTATGACGAGGTGGCAGGCGTCATGGCCCACGAACTGGCGCATGTGCAGTATCGCGATACATTAACCATGACGCTCACCGCGACACTTGCAGGCGCAATTTCCATGCTTGGCAATTTCGCGTTCTTTTTCGGCGGCAACCGTGAAAACAACAATCCGCTCGGCTTCATCGGAACCTTGGCCGCGATGATTGTTGCGCCGCTTGCCGCGATGCTTGTGCAGATGGCAATCAGCCGCACCCGCGAATATTCTGCGGACCGGCGCGGTGCCGAAATTTGCGGAAACCCGCTCTCACTTGCTTCCGCGCTGGCAAAAATCGCCAATTTCGCGCATCAGGTTCCGAATGTAGAGGCCGAACGCAATCCTGCGACCGCGCATATGTTCATCATTAATCCGCTGTCGGGCGAGCGGATGGACAATCTGTTTTCCACCCACCCGGCGACGGAAAATCGCATCGCGGCGCTGCAACGCCTGGCGGAAGAGATCGGCACGGTATCGACGCCGCCCGTCAGGGCTGGTAATCAAACCCGGAAATCGCGCTCCGTTCCGTCAACCGGCTGGGGTCGCGGTGGTTCCGAACCGCCCAAAGGTCCCTGGTCCTGA
- the acs gene encoding acetate--CoA ligase: MSAKTYPVLKAAKNRTLIDSETYQRWYRESIENPDRFWDKHGMRIDWFKPYTKVKNTSFNGRVSIKWFEDGLTNVSYNCIDRHLKARGDQVAIIWEGDNPYIDKKITYNELHEHVCRLANVMKKHGVKKGDRVTIYMPMIPEATYAMLACSRIGAVHSVVFGGFSPDALAGRIVDCESTFVITCDEGVRGGKPIPLKENTDTAIDIAAKNHVIVNKVLVVRRTGGKTAWAPGRDVWYHQEMVSVPRDCPPVKMKAEDPLFILYTSGSTGKPKGVLHTTGGYLVYASMTHQYVFDYRDGDIYWCTADVGWVTGHSYIVYGPLANGATTLMFEGVPNFPDQGRFWEVIDKHKVNIFYTAPTALRSLMGAGDGFVQRSSRASLRLLGSVGEPINPEAWEWYYNIVGEQRCPIVDTWWQTETGGILITPLPGATDLKPGSATRPFFGVKPQLVDNEGAVLEGAADGNLCIIDSWPGQMRTIYGDHARFAQTYFSTYKGKYFTGDGCRRDEDGYYWITGRVDDVLNVSGHRLGTAEVESALVSHHLVSEAAVVGYPHHLKGQGIYCYVSLMAGEEGTDALRQDLVKHVRKEIGPIAAPDKIQFAQGLPKTRSGKIMRRILRKIAEDDFSALGDTSTLADPAVVEDLIASRQNRKE, encoded by the coding sequence ATGTCTGCCAAAACCTATCCGGTCCTGAAAGCCGCGAAAAACCGCACTCTTATCGACAGCGAAACCTATCAGCGATGGTATCGCGAAAGCATCGAAAACCCGGATCGTTTCTGGGATAAACACGGTATGCGGATCGACTGGTTCAAGCCTTACACCAAAGTCAAAAACACCTCCTTTAATGGCCGTGTATCCATCAAATGGTTCGAGGACGGCCTGACCAACGTCTCCTACAATTGCATCGACCGGCACCTTAAGGCCCGAGGCGACCAGGTTGCGATCATCTGGGAAGGCGATAATCCCTATATCGACAAGAAGATCACCTATAATGAGCTTCACGAGCATGTCTGCCGGCTCGCCAATGTGATGAAGAAGCACGGCGTCAAGAAAGGCGACCGCGTCACGATCTACATGCCGATGATCCCCGAGGCAACCTATGCAATGCTTGCCTGTTCGCGTATCGGCGCCGTGCATTCCGTTGTCTTCGGCGGCTTTTCCCCGGATGCACTGGCCGGGCGCATCGTCGATTGCGAATCCACCTTCGTCATTACCTGCGACGAGGGCGTGCGCGGCGGAAAGCCGATTCCCCTTAAGGAAAATACCGATACGGCCATCGATATCGCCGCCAAGAACCATGTGATCGTCAACAAGGTCCTTGTGGTACGCCGCACTGGCGGCAAGACCGCCTGGGCGCCCGGCCGCGATGTCTGGTATCACCAGGAAATGGTCAGCGTCCCGCGCGATTGCCCGCCGGTCAAAATGAAGGCGGAAGACCCGCTGTTCATTCTCTACACGTCCGGATCAACCGGAAAGCCGAAGGGTGTTCTTCATACGACAGGCGGCTATCTCGTCTATGCGTCGATGACCCATCAATATGTCTTCGACTATCGCGATGGCGATATCTACTGGTGTACGGCGGATGTCGGCTGGGTGACAGGTCATTCCTACATCGTCTACGGCCCGCTCGCCAATGGAGCGACGACGCTGATGTTCGAAGGCGTTCCCAATTTTCCCGACCAGGGACGGTTCTGGGAAGTCATCGACAAGCATAAGGTCAATATCTTCTATACGGCGCCCACGGCGCTCCGTTCGCTGATGGGCGCAGGCGATGGTTTTGTGCAGCGGTCGTCCCGGGCGTCATTGCGGCTGCTCGGCTCGGTCGGAGAGCCGATCAATCCGGAAGCCTGGGAATGGTACTACAACATCGTCGGCGAACAGCGCTGCCCGATCGTCGATACATGGTGGCAGACCGAAACCGGGGGCATCCTGATTACCCCGCTGCCGGGGGCGACAGACCTGAAGCCCGGTTCGGCAACGCGACCTTTCTTTGGCGTGAAACCACAGCTGGTGGATAATGAAGGTGCGGTGTTGGAAGGTGCCGCAGACGGCAATCTTTGCATCATCGACAGCTGGCCAGGCCAGATGCGCACAATCTATGGTGACCATGCCCGCTTCGCCCAGACGTATTTTTCGACCTACAAAGGGAAATATTTCACCGGTGACGGCTGCCGTCGCGACGAGGACGGCTACTATTGGATCACTGGCCGCGTCGATGACGTTCTGAACGTATCCGGCCATCGCCTCGGCACGGCGGAGGTGGAGTCCGCGCTTGTCTCGCATCATCTGGTATCGGAAGCTGCCGTCGTCGGCTACCCCCACCATCTCAAAGGCCAGGGTATCTATTGCTACGTGTCCCTGATGGCCGGTGAGGAAGGAACCGACGCCTTACGACAGGATCTCGTCAAGCATGTCCGCAAGGAGATCGGCCCCATTGCTGCACCGGACAAGATCCAGTTCGCGCAGGGCCTGCCGAAAACCCGGTCCGGCAAGATCATGCGCCGCATTCTGCGCAAGATCGCGGAGGATGACTTCTCGGCACTGGGCGATACCTCGACGCTCGCAGATCCTGCTGTGGTGGAAGACCTGATCGCAAGCCGCCAGAACAGGAAGGAATGA
- a CDS encoding RsmB/NOP family class I SAM-dependent RNA methyltransferase, whose protein sequence is MSDENKTTSPPKRVHRPSRVSDRGEAPPTRNDKPGLQARQAAAKILGAVIDRKTSLDGMLDAQNGNPAYKDLNEADRALVRAILNSALRQLPRIEAMIGSLLQTPLPEGARALDHVLTVAAAQILYLDIPDHSAVDLAVEQAQTDPRNKRFASLVNAVLRRLSREKQHLIETIGESAPAIPAWFYKRLVDTYGFEQTQLIADAVLSPAAIDITVKSEAAAWAQRLNGRVLPTGSVRLAAFVGGVPALAGFEDGEWWVQDAAASIPARLFGALAGKRVIDLCAAPGGKTAQLAAAGAKVTALDQSASRLKRLDGNLSRLGLKAETLEINMADFHTDDLFDAALLDAPCSSTGTIRRHPDVLWTKDMKDIEKLALLQERLLRHALTLVRPGGLVVFSNCSLDKREGEEVTRRVLADGGCERVAVDPSAWPGLEDAITSEGEFRTTPAMIAPEDGFAGGLDGFYAVVLRRAA, encoded by the coding sequence ATGTCCGACGAGAATAAAACCACTTCGCCGCCGAAACGAGTTCACCGTCCCTCACGCGTGAGCGATAGGGGCGAAGCTCCTCCTACCCGCAACGACAAGCCCGGTTTGCAAGCGCGGCAGGCCGCAGCGAAGATCCTCGGTGCTGTGATCGACCGCAAGACATCTCTCGACGGTATGCTGGACGCGCAAAATGGCAATCCTGCCTATAAAGATTTGAATGAGGCCGACCGTGCGCTGGTGCGTGCCATCCTCAATTCTGCGCTGCGTCAACTGCCGCGGATCGAGGCGATGATCGGTTCCTTGCTGCAGACGCCCCTGCCCGAAGGCGCCCGGGCGCTGGACCATGTGTTGACGGTGGCTGCCGCGCAAATCCTCTATCTCGATATCCCGGACCACTCTGCCGTGGATCTCGCCGTCGAACAGGCGCAAACCGATCCGCGAAACAAGCGCTTCGCCAGTCTGGTCAACGCGGTTTTGCGCCGCCTATCCCGCGAGAAGCAACATTTGATCGAGACGATCGGTGAAAGCGCGCCGGCAATTCCAGCTTGGTTCTATAAGCGGCTTGTCGATACCTACGGTTTCGAACAAACACAGCTGATCGCCGATGCTGTTCTATCGCCTGCCGCTATCGATATTACCGTGAAGTCCGAGGCTGCCGCCTGGGCGCAACGCCTGAATGGGCGTGTTCTGCCGACAGGTTCTGTCCGTCTTGCTGCTTTTGTCGGAGGTGTTCCTGCATTGGCGGGCTTCGAAGACGGAGAATGGTGGGTTCAGGATGCTGCGGCCTCGATTCCCGCACGGCTTTTCGGTGCTCTTGCCGGCAAGCGTGTTATTGATTTGTGCGCGGCCCCGGGGGGAAAGACAGCTCAACTCGCCGCTGCCGGTGCCAAGGTGACGGCGCTCGATCAGTCGGCAAGCCGGCTGAAGCGTCTCGACGGTAATCTGTCGCGTCTTGGGTTGAAAGCGGAGACGCTGGAAATCAACATGGCCGATTTCCACACCGATGATCTTTTTGACGCCGCTCTCCTGGATGCGCCTTGTTCCTCTACCGGAACGATCCGTCGCCATCCCGATGTCCTCTGGACCAAGGACATGAAAGACATCGAAAAGCTGGCGCTGCTTCAGGAACGCCTGTTGCGGCACGCGCTGACCTTGGTACGGCCGGGTGGACTTGTCGTTTTTTCGAACTGTTCGCTGGACAAGAGAGAGGGCGAAGAGGTGACCCGTCGCGTGCTTGCGGACGGGGGTTGTGAGCGCGTGGCTGTCGATCCTTCGGCCTGGCCCGGACTTGAGGATGCGATAACGAGCGAAGGTGAATTCCGGACAACGCCTGCAATGATCGCACCCGAGGATGGATTTGCCGGAGGCCTTGACGGGTTTTATGCGGTCGTTTTGCGCAGAGCGGCATGA
- a CDS encoding DUF1674 domain-containing protein, with product MQNDNDNQLSSLPRNLTPAAQRALREADERRKAMQARDAPLELGGRGGPDPARYGDWEINGRAIDF from the coding sequence ATGCAAAATGACAATGACAATCAGCTATCTTCGCTGCCGAGAAATCTGACGCCCGCAGCACAGCGCGCATTGCGGGAGGCGGATGAACGTCGCAAAGCGATGCAGGCGCGGGACGCTCCACTTGAGCTTGGGGGAAGGGGTGGACCTGATCCGGCCCGATATGGCGATTGGGAGATAAACGGTAGGGCGATTGACTTCTGA
- a CDS encoding MFS transporter: MSSIARPGDEPKLRRRGLWGWMLFDWAAQPFFTVVITFIFGPYFVSRLTDDPVHGQAMWGYTITIAGFIIAVLSPVLGSIADQTGRRKPWIGVFAVIKITALLLLWYAVPGSPLIYPFILIVLASVAAEFSIVFNDSMMPRLVSESQIGRISNIAWGLGYLGGMIVLISVVGLLAADPESGKTILGLDPLFGLNPLTGDDARVTGPIAGLWYLVFILPMFLFTPDAPHVPLKAAAAVRTGLTELWRTIAELKERTGLLKFLIARMIFQDGVNGLLALGGTFAAGMFAWQTVELGVYGIILNVVAIGGCLVAGGLDSRLGSKTIILASLICLTIALLGIVSTGPGYTLFGLLQLSPADSGGLFGTAAEKAYILFGLLVGIAFGPVQASSRSYLARSVSPEEAGRFFGLYALSGRATSFLAPAAVATVTLATGSARLGMATLVVFLAVGLLILLKIPYPANKSR; encoded by the coding sequence GTGAGCAGCATTGCAAGGCCCGGCGATGAGCCGAAACTTCGGCGCCGCGGCCTTTGGGGATGGATGTTGTTCGACTGGGCGGCGCAACCGTTCTTCACGGTTGTCATCACCTTCATCTTCGGCCCCTATTTCGTGTCGCGATTGACGGACGATCCGGTGCACGGGCAGGCGATGTGGGGCTATACGATCACCATCGCCGGCTTTATCATTGCGGTGCTGTCGCCGGTCCTCGGCTCGATTGCCGACCAGACCGGCAGGCGAAAACCCTGGATCGGCGTCTTTGCGGTCATCAAGATCACGGCACTGCTGCTGCTGTGGTACGCAGTGCCCGGGTCGCCGCTGATCTATCCGTTCATCCTCATTGTTCTCGCGTCCGTCGCAGCGGAATTCTCCATCGTTTTCAACGATTCGATGATGCCGCGGCTGGTCAGCGAAAGCCAGATCGGACGGATTTCAAACATCGCTTGGGGTCTGGGTTATCTGGGCGGCATGATCGTGCTGATCTCGGTTGTGGGGCTGCTGGCGGCAGACCCGGAATCCGGCAAAACAATTCTCGGCCTCGACCCGCTGTTTGGCCTGAACCCCCTCACTGGCGATGACGCGCGCGTCACCGGCCCGATCGCGGGCCTCTGGTACCTCGTCTTTATTCTTCCAATGTTTCTCTTCACTCCGGACGCACCCCATGTCCCGTTAAAGGCCGCCGCTGCAGTCAGAACCGGATTGACGGAACTATGGAGAACCATTGCGGAATTGAAGGAACGGACGGGCCTGTTGAAATTCCTCATCGCCCGGATGATTTTCCAGGATGGCGTCAACGGGCTTTTGGCGCTCGGGGGAACCTTTGCCGCCGGCATGTTTGCCTGGCAGACGGTCGAACTCGGTGTCTACGGCATCATTCTCAATGTGGTTGCAATCGGCGGCTGCCTTGTTGCTGGCGGTCTCGACAGCCGTCTGGGCTCAAAGACGATCATCCTCGCAAGTTTGATCTGCTTGACCATCGCCTTGCTCGGGATAGTTTCGACCGGGCCTGGTTATACCCTGTTCGGTCTGCTCCAGCTTTCCCCTGCCGACAGTGGCGGTCTTTTCGGCACGGCCGCGGAAAAGGCCTATATCCTGTTCGGGCTTCTCGTCGGCATCGCCTTCGGACCGGTGCAGGCCTCGTCGCGATCCTACCTTGCCCGAAGCGTCAGCCCCGAGGAAGCGGGCCGCTTTTTCGGGCTCTATGCCTTGTCCGGTCGCGCGACGTCATTTCTGGCGCCGGCCGCAGTCGCGACCGTTACCCTTGCGACGGGATCTGCACGCCTCGGCATGGCGACACTGGTGGTCTTTCTTGCAGTAGGATTGCTTATCCTTCTAAAGATACCTTATCCGGCAAACAAAAGCCGGTAG
- the purH gene encoding bifunctional phosphoribosylaminoimidazolecarboxamide formyltransferase/IMP cyclohydrolase — MAVASKKIPAPNEVSVRTALLSVSDKTGIVDLAQALHERGVHLVSTGGTHKTLAEAGLPVTDVSELTGFPEVMDGRVKTLHPGVHGGLLAIRDDEDHVQAMTTHGITGIDLAVINLYPFEDVRAKGGDYPTTVENIDIGGPAMIRASAKNHAYVTVITDASDYDALLAEFGAGATTSFAFRQSMAARAYARTAAYDAAISNWFAEVLETPMPRHRTIGGRLKEEMRYGENPHQKAGFYLTGENRPGVATALLLQGKQLSYNNINDTDAAFELVAEFAPEKAPACAIIKHANPCGVATGKSLLEAYERALACDSTSAFGGIIALNQDLDGATAKEIVKLFTEVIIAPSVSDEAKAIIAGKPNLRLLVTGELPDPRVPGLSAKTVAGGLLVQTRDNGMVEDLELKVVTQRVPTDREFEDMRFAFKVAKHVKSNAVVYAKDGQTVGIGAGQMSRVDSARIAGLKAEEAARALGLAAPLTRGSAVASEAFLPFADGLLSMIAAGATAVIQPGGSMRDAEVIAAADEAGVAMVFTGMRHFRH, encoded by the coding sequence ATGGCTGTCGCCTCCAAGAAAATTCCCGCCCCGAACGAGGTGTCCGTCCGCACCGCGCTCCTGTCGGTATCCGACAAGACCGGCATTGTCGATCTCGCCCAGGCCCTGCATGAAAGAGGCGTCCATCTTGTGTCCACCGGCGGCACCCATAAGACCCTTGCCGAGGCTGGGCTCCCGGTCACCGACGTCTCGGAACTGACGGGTTTCCCGGAAGTCATGGATGGTCGAGTCAAGACGCTGCATCCCGGCGTGCATGGGGGTCTTCTGGCGATCCGTGACGACGAGGATCATGTTCAGGCGATGACCACCCATGGCATTACCGGCATCGATCTCGCCGTCATCAATCTCTATCCATTCGAGGATGTCCGCGCCAAAGGAGGCGACTATCCGACGACGGTGGAAAATATCGATATTGGCGGTCCGGCGATGATCCGCGCCTCCGCCAAAAACCATGCCTATGTCACCGTGATTACCGATGCCTCTGACTACGACGCGTTGCTGGCGGAATTCGGTGCCGGGGCGACGACCAGCTTTGCCTTCCGGCAGAGCATGGCCGCGAGGGCCTATGCGCGCACCGCCGCCTATGATGCCGCGATTTCCAACTGGTTTGCCGAGGTCCTGGAGACACCGATGCCCCGGCACCGCACGATCGGCGGCAGGCTGAAGGAAGAGATGCGCTACGGCGAAAATCCCCATCAGAAAGCCGGATTCTATCTGACCGGCGAGAACCGCCCCGGTGTCGCCACGGCACTGCTTCTGCAAGGCAAGCAGCTATCTTACAACAACATCAACGATACCGATGCCGCCTTTGAACTGGTGGCCGAATTTGCACCCGAGAAGGCACCCGCCTGCGCCATCATCAAGCATGCCAATCCCTGCGGCGTCGCGACCGGCAAGAGTCTGCTCGAGGCCTATGAGCGGGCGCTGGCCTGCGATTCCACATCGGCGTTCGGCGGGATCATCGCGTTGAACCAGGATCTGGACGGCGCAACGGCCAAGGAAATCGTCAAGCTTTTCACCGAAGTCATCATTGCGCCGTCGGTGAGCGACGAAGCGAAAGCCATTATCGCCGGCAAACCCAACCTGCGTCTGCTCGTCACCGGCGAGCTGCCTGATCCGCGTGTTCCGGGCCTTTCGGCGAAAACCGTCGCAGGCGGGCTTCTGGTCCAGACGCGCGACAACGGCATGGTCGAAGACCTTGAGCTCAAGGTGGTGACACAGCGTGTGCCGACGGATCGGGAGTTCGAGGATATGCGCTTCGCCTTCAAGGTGGCAAAGCATGTCAAGTCGAATGCCGTCGTCTATGCCAAGGACGGGCAGACGGTCGGCATCGGCGCCGGTCAGATGAGCCGTGTCGATTCCGCCCGCATCGCTGGACTGAAAGCCGAAGAGGCCGCCAGGGCGCTGGGACTTGCGGCGCCCCTTACGCGTGGCTCTGCTGTTGCCTCGGAAGCATTTCTTCCGTTCGCCGATGGCCTTCTTTCGATGATTGCAGCCGGTGCCACGGCGGTCATTCAGCCGGGCGGTTCGATGCGTGATGCCGAGGTCATCGCAGCAGCGGATGAGGCCGGGGTCGCGATGGTTTTCACCGGCATGCGGCACTTTCGGCACTGA